The genomic region TGTAATAGACTATAGAAGACAAGGAGGAattgttttaaataaataaaaatcaatgTATTTGGATGAAGTCCTCTCTGTGCTAGAGGGGGATCAGTGGGAAGAGGGGGAAGCCCTTCCTTCTGAGCATTTCCACCCCCCCAGGGGGGACACAAGTTAACTGAACATAGCCAACATAAGGCCCTATGAAAGCCATTGAATAATTTTGCCTGATTCAGTTTTTTCCCAAATTCTGTTTTCTCCTTTTAGTTTTTCCAGgttattttcattatttttagGTTTTCGCTCAAAAAAATCACACTTCTAAAATAAAAACATGTGATGTTCTATAGGAGACGTTTTTATTGTTGtgtgtagttgccctttaatgCAAGTGTCCACCAGCAGGAGACCCTTGTACGGTTAGCAATGTTTCTGTAGGGCTCGTGATTGCATAGTTCGCAAAACAAATGGCCattggattgatgcaaataataattatatcattctgccaggtaggcataggctactttgtagttaacatttaattgagaaggtttttgggaaagcctttccatctaccggaaggcggttatcattagcatcatcgctaacggctacacaaagtggtagacacacacagacgggcattcctgtgctgtttcaGAAAATTGCAGGAAAATAGGAATCACTGATgctgactgactgaactgaacAGGCTACATAACTCATTTGAATTAAAATGTCTAAACTACAGTTTGTTGCGTGTGAAAACTGAAACCTTGCTATAGTCGTAATCGTACACCTAAATTGTCAGTTGATACTCATGGTCGGAAAAAACTGAAGGGTTTTATTATGCCTAAGTAGATGTTGGCAAAATACCAAAAAGTTACAGATTAGGAGCAGCGTGGGAGACaagtttggtattttattaggatccccattagcttttgcaaaagcagcaactactcttcctggggtccacacaaaacatgaaacatgacataatacagaacattaatagacaagaacagctcaaggacagaactatatcaattaaaaaattaattaaaaaaggcatacgtagcctacatatcaataccaatacataaactatctaggtcaaataggggagaggcgttgctttatctgtttttttaaaccaggtttgctgtttatttgagcagtatttcccaaccctgatctgtacttctccacaaatttgtccctgacctgtttggagagctccttggtcttcatgatgccgcttgcttggtggtgccccttgcttagtggtgttgcagactctggggccattcaaaataggtgtatatatactgagattatgtgacacttagattgcacacaggtggactttatttaactaattatgtgacttctgaaggtaattggttgcaccagatcttatttaggggcttcatagcaaaggggctgaatacatatgcacgcaccacttttccgttattaatttttttaaacaacttattttttttcatttcacttcaccaatttagactattttgtgtatgtccattacatgaaatccaaataaaaatcattttcaattacaggttgtaatgcaactaaataggaaaaacgccaagggggatgaatacttttgcaaggcactgtaagtctttccttgcagcactcgaccagtTTGCAAACGTCCTGGCCTATTTATTTATCATAGTAGCAGCAGGCTACAGGAGGCAGCAGCAATCTAAACGATCAGACCGAAACGCGATCAGAAGTGATAGGGTGAAATATGAAGTGAAGTGAACAGAGACGGCTTcgctctatccaatcagagcagcaggatcaacatacagcccgcccttctctttacagacaggcaaactagccagttGAGTTATATAGAGCGCGGGGCACGATCCTGAGAAGGAGGACAATGCGTTGTTGCCTTGGCCACCTCCGTGTAGCTGCTTTCTTGGTGTTCACAATTCTTCATCATCATTAtactattgtttcaattcaatccCCCTCTTCACACTCCTCATTATGTTTGCCTGCTCTGCACCATGTGCTCCTCTGCATGTATATGACTCCGTTTGGGCTGCTCAATGACGAGACATGAGAGAGCTGTTACTTGACGTTAGCCAGCTACTTTTCGCATCGACTGGCTACTTGTCTAAAGTGCTGCGAAAGTTGTCGAAATTTCAGTTGTTTGGAAAAAATCTGGgagaaaatgtattggtcactaaaacagctgtatcgtTCGCATGGTGCCAGATATTTTTGTTACGATtccagatttgaatagcagagaagcaGAGGTGGTGTCGTACACTCTTAAGTTTTTGTCTAACTTGTTGGCAAAGTGGTGTAAatagctgatttgtgtcaaaagttgCATTTACAATTAATGGAATGTTGGAAATGGATGTCACAAAAGGGCCTTCAGAATGTTGAGGAAATCCCATGAAAGTGGATGAATGACAAAAAAGGACAAAAATCTTAATAgttaaaaacaaaatatacatatatatatatatatcaacaaGCAACTCAATCCAGACCGGTCTACACGTTTTAAAGTTTGAATGACGTTTCTAGCTTAAACGGAGTGAGAGGAGTAGTGTtccaaataataataacaataataagtcAGAAATGCACTACGTGActaaaatatgtggacacctgctcgtcgaaaatctcattccaaaatcatgggcattaatatgaagttggtcccccactttgctgctataacagcctccactctccaccagatgttggaacattgctgaggggacttgcttccattcccCGTCTATGAGCACACAtcattttcgtgacgttgtcGGCCAACCTATCTGTggacccctggtcaaaagtagttcactatataatgaatagggtgccagttgggattGGGGCTTGGGGCTTGGTGTGTGTTTATATGAAGAGGAAGCTGTGGACGTGGGGACAGGAGCAGTACGCAGTTCTCTGGACCTTCTTCCATGTTCCTCGACAGCGAGAGTTCCCCACAGCCTGCCAATGGAGTAGCTCctcactgcaacacacacaggacatagcTTACTATGGTTCACAGCCTGCCAATGGAGTAGCTCctcactgcaacacacacaggacataggTTACTATGGTTCAAAGCCTGCCAATGGAGTAGCTCctcactgcaacacacacaggacataggTTACTATGGTTCAAAGCCTGCCAATGGAGTAGCTCctcactgcaacacacacaggacataggTTAGTATGGCTCACAATACACACTTGTTTCACATTTTCAAAACGTTTCTCGATACTCGGTCAGCACTTCCCACAAAGCTAATAGCAATGTATTGGTGGAGGCAGACAGTGATACAGGAAGATACCTGGAGATACCTCTGTTCTGAAAGGTCGTTCTAACCGGAGAGGTGAAGGGTCACGGCTACTGTGGCACGAAGAGAACACTGTgatgaccacacaactactgtgcgtctgtgtgtgaaaccttgtttcacaaaaaaacagaaatgtaTCCTATACTCACTAGTCATCATCCACGCAACTGTTTCGCTAGGTTTGTACTCCAGTCAAACGTTACCGCAAACTAAAATATACTGTAGCATCATATAGTCATACACATTGAACTTGCATTTCTCATTCGACAATAATGTGTCTTTTATAATAACAAATCAACTTGCATCCTTTCCAGGGGCTTGTACATCAAAGCTGCCTCACACTACAGAATCTGCACTACATGGGCCATTCTGGCTTGAACATGGCTTACTTTACTTTCTGTATCATAACAAATGTCTATTTTTTTTATTATCCCTCCGTGACCCGTACCTGTTAGATTCTTGTCCGTCTCCCTGGCAGCTGCCGCTATGGTTACGCATGGCGGGGGCTTGGCAGGCCACACACACGATGTAGCCCTCCCGTAGATACTGCATCCAGCGGGTGTGTGGTCGGTTCTCCACCGTACAGTGAGGAGTCAGAGACTCCATCTTGTACTCCATACAGAACCTGACAGAGGTGACGGAGGAGGGGGACAGGAAGAGGGTTTGAAATATCATATGTGCCATTCCACACTAtagctttgtcccaaatggcacccttttccgtATATACTGCACTACATTTGAGCAGGGTTCATAGGTAACAGGTTGCCATGTGAGACGCAGACAAGGGGGTGCTGGCTGGGCCTTCACATAATAAGTCAAGGCCGCCCCAGTAAGTGTTGACATGCCGGTAGGTCTGCAGTAAATGGATATCAACTTTGATCCAGTGCACTATATTTTGGGAGCCCCCAAGGATCAATTTTCCTAGGTTGGTTCATCACTAGGTTTGTGtacccaaattgcaccctattccctatgtagtgccctacttgTGACCacgccctatgggtcctggtcaaaagtagtgcactatatagggtagaagatgccatttgggacgcatccctggGTGTGTCTGTGGTTTCTGTCTGTTCAGAGCAACTTTGTAGCCATTGTAGTCCAGATCCTTTGTACATGTGATGTTATTCATGTTTCAACGCTGTTAAATACTAGTGTTATATTTCAAATGGTTCCGTTTAGGATCTTAAAGCTGCCGCccaagtgtgtgtatatgtatgtgtgtcagCCTCATATCCAGGTGAGCAAACACTGTTGTCCCTGTGATGATGGGTATGAGGGCAAAAGCTTATGTTTCCACTCAGAAAGACCGTTGAAACCTTTTGAACTAAAGAGTAGACAGGTGGAATGAATCAAAAGAGCATTATAAGACTTGCTATAAGTGTTCATAGCACTGTTATAAGGAGCTTATAAGTATTGATATTGCAGCATACCCAGGGTCCAGAGGTGTGCCGTAGATGTCATGCTTCCCTCTTCCTTTACCAAACTCCATGGTGGTGATGAAACCTGGACCTGGAGAGAGACCATCACAGTCCCCATGTCATAACCACAACCAGACCATCACTGTCCCCATGTCATAACCACAACCAGACCATCACTGTCCCCATGTCATAACCACAACCAGACCATCACTGTCCCCATGTCATAACCACAACCAGACCATCACTGTCCCCATGTCATAACCAGAACTTGACCATCACAGTCCCCATGTCATAACCACAACCAGACCATCACTGTCCCCATGTCATAACCACAACCAGACCATCACTGTCCCCATGTCATAACCAGAACTAGACCGTCACAGTCCCCATGTCATAACCACAACCAGACCGTCACAGTCCCCATGTTAAAACCACAACCAGACCATCACTGTCCCCATGTCATAACCACAACCAGACCATCACAGTCCCCATGTCATAACCACAACCAGACCACAGTCCCCATGTCATAACCACAACCAGACCGTCACAGTCCCCATGTTAAAACCACAACCAGACCATCACTGTCCCCATGTCATAACCACAACCAGACCATCACAGTCCCCATGTCATAACCACAACCAGACCACAGTCCCCATGTCATAACCACAACCAGACCATCACTGTCCCCATGTCATAACCAGAACTTGACCATCACAGTCCCCATGTCATAACCACAACCAGACCATCACTGTCCCCATGTCATAACCACAACCAGACCATCACTGTCCCCATGTCATAACCAGAACTAGACTGTCACAGTCCCCATGTCATAACCACAACCAGACCGTCACAGTCCCCATGTCATAACCACAACCAGACCACAGTCCCCATGTCATAACCACAACCAGACCATCACAGTCCCCATGTCATAACCACAACCAGACCACAGTCCCCATGTCATAACCACAACCAGACCATCACAGTCCCCATGTCATAACCACAACCAGACCACAGTCCCCATGTCATAACCACAACCAGACCATCACAGTCCCCATGTCATAACCACAACCAGACCATCACTGTCCCCATGTCATAACCACAACCAGACCATCACAGTCCCCATGTCATAACCACAACCAGACCATCACAGTCCCCATGTCATAACCACAACCAGACCATCACAGTCCCCATGTCATAACCACAACCAGACCGTCACTGTCCCCATGTCTTAACCATAACCAGACCATCACTGTCCCCATGTCATAACCACAGCCAGACCCTCACAGTCCCCATGTTAAAACCACTACGAGAGGTCAACAGGAGTGTGtatagatatacagtgcattcagaaagtattcagaccccttgactttttccacattttttttacattacagccttattctaaaatggattaaattatttatttttatcatcaatctacacacaataccccataatgacaaatcgaaaacaggtttttagaaatgtttgcaaattattcagaccctttgctatgagactcgaaattgagctcaggtgcatcctgtttccattgaccatccttgagatgttactacaacttcattggacatgatttggaaaggcacacaaaaccaagccatgaggtcgaaggaattgtccgtagcgctccgagacaggattgtgtcgaggcacagatctggggaagggtaccaaacaatttctgcagcattgaaggtccccaagaacacagtggcctccatcattcttaaatggaagaagtttggaaccaccaagactcttcctggagctggccgcccggccgggggagaagggccttggtcagggaggtgaccaagaacccgatggtcactctgacagagctccagagttcctctgtggagatgcgaGAACCTTCCGGAAGGTAGCCTAGCGAGTAGGAGCAttaggccagtaac from Coregonus clupeaformis isolate EN_2021a unplaced genomic scaffold, ASM2061545v1 scaf0081, whole genome shotgun sequence harbors:
- the LOC121555302 gene encoding somatomedin-B and thrombospondin type-1 domain-containing protein-like isoform X7; protein product: MANANMNCWPVIVIGGSSDQNQETTGAFQEFPQVEACRLYSQSCVVTEWSSWSGCGQPCQRSVRIRRRYIEQEARNSGEPCPSLGEQAGCMEYRSHQGEFCTQNTGPGFITTMEFGKGRGKHDIYGTPLDPGFCMEYKMESLTPHCTVENRPHTRWMQYLREGYIVCVACQAPAMRNHSGSCQGDGQESNSEELLHWQAVGNSRCRGTWKKVQRTAYCSCPHVHSFLFI